In bacterium 336/3, the following proteins share a genomic window:
- a CDS encoding electron transfer flavoprotein subunit alpha, producing the protein MKILVCITHVPDTTTKIKFTNGDTQLDANGVQFIAGPYDDYALSRAVELKEQFGATLTVLNVGTAETEPTIRKALALGADDAIRIDAEPTDAYFVAEQIAHICKQNNYDLILMGRESIDFNGGQVHGIVGEMLGMPSLSPIMKLDLEGSLAKMAREIEGGKEYLEAQLPLVLGCQEPIAEWKIPNMRGIMSARTKPLQVITPANPQELTKSVKFELPPAKGACKMIPADQAETLIDLLKNEAKVL; encoded by the coding sequence ATGAAAATTTTAGTTTGTATTACCCACGTCCCTGACACCACAACTAAAATCAAATTCACTAATGGTGATACTCAATTGGATGCCAATGGAGTTCAATTTATAGCTGGCCCTTATGACGATTACGCTCTCTCTCGTGCCGTAGAACTTAAAGAACAATTTGGAGCAACACTTACTGTACTTAATGTAGGTACAGCCGAAACAGAGCCAACTATTCGTAAAGCTTTGGCACTTGGAGCAGATGATGCTATTCGTATAGATGCCGAACCTACAGATGCATATTTTGTAGCAGAACAAATTGCACATATCTGTAAGCAAAACAACTATGATCTGATTTTGATGGGTAGAGAGTCTATCGATTTCAATGGTGGACAAGTTCATGGTATTGTAGGTGAAATGTTGGGTATGCCTTCACTTTCTCCTATTATGAAATTAGATTTAGAGGGTAGTTTAGCAAAAATGGCCCGTGAAATAGAAGGTGGAAAGGAATATTTAGAAGCTCAATTACCACTAGTATTGGGTTGCCAAGAGCCTATTGCAGAGTGGAAAATCCCTAATATGCGTGGTATCATGTCAGCTCGTACAAAGCCTTTGCAAGTAATTACACCTGCAAACCCTCAGGAACTTACCAAAAGTGTAAAGTTTGAACTTCCTCCAGCAAAAGGTGCTTGTAAAATGATTCCTGCTGACCAAGCAGAAACTCTTATTGACTTGCTTAAAAACGAGGCAAAAGTTCTTTAA
- a CDS encoding electron transfer flavoprotein subunit alpha: protein MSVLIFVETAEGKAKSSSLEAVAYGAKVAEMLGTSATALVLGDAQDLESLGGYGATKVLHVADSRLNVGVIQAYGNVIAQAVEKENAQVLVVAKSALADTVAARVAGKLKAGLASNVVALPDLSNGFVVRRSIYTGKAFANTVITSDKKILAIKKNIYTATASDAKASVESFSASLNDADFGVSITSTEKATGTVSLPEANLVVSGGRGLKGPENWGVIEDLAKALGAATGCSKPVSDLHWRPHHEHVGQTGVKVSPNLYIAVGISGAIQHLAGVNSSKCIVVINSDPEAPFFQAADYGIVGDAFQILPKLIEAAKAKL from the coding sequence ATGTCAGTACTTATATTTGTAGAAACAGCAGAAGGTAAAGCAAAATCTTCATCTCTTGAAGCAGTAGCTTATGGTGCAAAAGTTGCCGAAATGTTAGGCACAAGTGCAACAGCTTTGGTACTTGGAGATGCTCAAGATTTGGAAAGCTTGGGTGGATATGGAGCAACTAAAGTGCTTCATGTAGCGGACTCTCGTTTAAATGTAGGAGTCATTCAGGCTTATGGTAATGTAATTGCTCAGGCTGTTGAAAAAGAAAATGCACAAGTTTTAGTTGTTGCAAAATCTGCTTTAGCTGATACAGTAGCTGCTCGTGTTGCTGGTAAACTTAAAGCTGGTTTAGCTTCTAATGTGGTTGCATTACCCGATTTGAGCAATGGATTTGTTGTAAGAAGAAGCATTTATACAGGTAAAGCATTTGCTAATACAGTTATTACTTCTGATAAGAAAATCTTGGCTATCAAGAAAAATATTTATACTGCAACAGCTTCAGATGCAAAAGCTTCAGTAGAGAGCTTTAGTGCAAGTTTAAATGATGCAGATTTTGGTGTAAGTATTACAAGCACTGAAAAAGCAACAGGAACAGTATCATTACCCGAAGCAAACTTAGTCGTTTCTGGTGGTAGAGGTTTGAAAGGTCCTGAAAATTGGGGAGTAATTGAAGACTTAGCGAAAGCTCTTGGAGCAGCAACAGGTTGCTCTAAACCTGTCTCTGACTTACATTGGAGACCTCACCATGAGCACGTAGGACAAACAGGGGTAAAAGTAAGCCCTAATTTGTACATAGCTGTTGGTATTTCGGGTGCTATTCAACATTTGGCGGGTGTAAACTCTTCTAAATGTATTGTAGTAATCAACTCTGACCCTGAGGCTCCTTTCTTCCAAGCTGCTGACTATGGTATTGTTGGAGATGCTTTCCAAATATTGCCTAAACTGATTGAAGCGGCAAAAGCCAAACTATAA
- a CDS encoding inorganic pyrophosphatase, producing MNFLLYLVPILGVVGLLFTYIKSAWVTKQDAGDEKMREISDNIANGAMAFLRAEYKVLGYFVVLTSILLFLLSQTNHKSHFLIAVAFIIGAVFSALAGYIGMKIATKANVRTTQAARTSLAQALKVSFTGGSVMGTGVAGLAVLGLGSLFIIFMAFFVKDGNVNGESMELALEVLTGFSLGAESIALFARVGGGIYTKAADVGADLVGKVEAGIPEDDPRNPATIADNVGDNVGDVAGMGADLFGSYVATILATMVLGREIKSADQVGGIAPILLPMLIAGLGIIFSIIGMLFVRISKEDGNVQGALNLGNWVSIILTAIASYFIITFLMPDMLTLRGETFTKMGIFWAVVIGLLVGALMSWITEYYTAMGKRPVLSIIKKSGTGHATNVIGGLAIGMESTMLPILILAAGIVGSYHFAGLYGVAIAAAGMMATTAMQLAVDAFGPIADNAGGIAEMAGLDESVRKKTDVLDAVGNTTAAIGKGFAIASAALTSLALFAAFMGTAGIDVIDISNSKVLAGLFVGGMIPFIFSSLAISAVGKAAMDMVNEVRRQFREIKGIMEGTARPEYEKCVAISTKAAIREMVLPGAIALIVPVVVGFAAGPEVLGGLLAGVTVSGVLMAMFQSNAGGAWDNAKKSFEKGVVIDGQTYYKKSEPHKASVTGDTVGDPFKDTSGPSMNILIKLMSIVALVIAPYISKPKTFIKTSQNIETKEIKMNNATNQVAQK from the coding sequence ATGAATTTTCTACTCTATCTAGTCCCCATTTTGGGAGTTGTAGGACTACTTTTTACCTATATAAAGTCGGCTTGGGTAACCAAGCAAGACGCAGGTGATGAAAAAATGCGAGAAATCTCTGATAACATTGCCAATGGAGCGATGGCTTTTTTAAGGGCAGAATATAAAGTTCTCGGATATTTTGTAGTACTTACAAGTATCTTATTATTTTTATTGTCTCAGACCAATCATAAATCGCATTTCTTGATAGCTGTAGCATTTATTATTGGTGCAGTTTTCTCTGCTTTGGCTGGTTATATCGGAATGAAAATCGCAACCAAAGCAAACGTTCGTACTACACAAGCTGCTCGTACAAGTTTGGCTCAAGCTCTAAAAGTTTCTTTTACAGGTGGTTCTGTAATGGGTACTGGTGTGGCTGGTTTGGCTGTATTGGGTTTAGGTTCTTTGTTTATCATTTTCATGGCATTTTTTGTAAAAGATGGTAATGTAAATGGTGAGTCTATGGAATTAGCTTTAGAGGTACTGACTGGTTTCTCTTTGGGTGCTGAATCTATCGCATTGTTTGCTCGTGTAGGTGGTGGTATCTATACAAAAGCTGCTGACGTAGGTGCTGACTTAGTAGGTAAAGTTGAAGCTGGTATCCCCGAGGATGATCCTCGTAACCCTGCTACTATTGCTGATAACGTAGGTGATAACGTAGGTGATGTAGCTGGTATGGGTGCTGACTTGTTTGGTTCTTATGTGGCTACTATTTTAGCAACTATGGTCTTGGGTAGAGAAATTAAATCTGCTGACCAAGTTGGTGGTATTGCTCCTATTTTGCTTCCAATGCTCATTGCTGGTTTAGGAATTATTTTCTCAATTATTGGGATGTTGTTTGTACGTATCAGCAAAGAAGATGGAAATGTACAAGGTGCATTGAACTTAGGAAATTGGGTTTCTATTATCTTAACAGCTATTGCTTCTTATTTTATCATAACTTTCTTGATGCCTGATATGCTAACACTTCGTGGCGAGACATTTACAAAAATGGGAATTTTTTGGGCTGTGGTGATAGGTTTGTTAGTAGGAGCTTTAATGAGCTGGATTACAGAATATTATACTGCAATGGGTAAAAGACCTGTACTTTCTATCATCAAGAAATCGGGAACAGGACACGCAACCAACGTAATTGGTGGTTTGGCTATTGGTATGGAATCAACGATGCTTCCTATCCTCATTTTGGCTGCTGGTATTGTAGGTTCTTATCATTTTGCAGGTTTGTATGGTGTAGCGATTGCTGCTGCTGGTATGATGGCAACAACTGCTATGCAATTGGCTGTGGATGCTTTTGGTCCTATTGCTGATAACGCTGGTGGTATTGCTGAAATGGCTGGATTGGATGAGTCTGTTCGTAAGAAAACTGACGTTTTGGATGCTGTAGGTAATACAACTGCTGCTATTGGTAAAGGTTTTGCGATTGCTTCAGCTGCTCTTACTTCATTGGCTTTATTTGCTGCCTTCATGGGTACAGCAGGTATTGATGTTATTGATATTTCTAACTCCAAAGTGCTTGCAGGTTTATTTGTAGGTGGTATGATTCCTTTCATTTTCTCTTCATTAGCAATTAGTGCTGTAGGTAAAGCTGCTATGGATATGGTAAATGAAGTAAGAAGACAATTCAGAGAGATTAAAGGTATTATGGAAGGAACAGCAAGACCTGAATACGAAAAATGTGTGGCTATTTCTACAAAAGCTGCTATTCGTGAAATGGTATTGCCTGGTGCTATTGCCTTGATTGTTCCTGTGGTAGTTGGTTTTGCTGCTGGTCCTGAAGTATTGGGTGGTTTACTTGCAGGTGTAACTGTATCTGGTGTATTGATGGCTATGTTCCAGTCTAATGCTGGTGGTGCTTGGGATAATGCTAAGAAATCGTTTGAGAAAGGTGTGGTAATTGATGGACAAACTTATTACAAAAAATCTGAGCCTCATAAAGCATCAGTAACTGGTGATACAGTTGGTGACCCTTTCAAAGATACGTCTGGACCTTCTATGAATATCTTGATTAAATTGATGTCAATTGTGGCTCTTGTGATTGCTCCTTATATTTCAAAGCCTAAAACATTCATCAAAACTTCTCAAAATATCGAAACGAAAGAAATCAAAATGAATAACGCTACAAACCAAGTAGCTCAGAAATAA